Below is a genomic region from Rosa chinensis cultivar Old Blush chromosome 5, RchiOBHm-V2, whole genome shotgun sequence.
ggccaataatgttgtTATTGCACGGCAGGAAACTATCACAACGTCGCACAGCAATGTAAAAATGATATCTATCACAatgaaagaaactaaaacaagaaatatTAAGCACACAGATGAAACTATAACAAAAGCCAATATTACTGGGGGCCAAGAATAAATTtatgggggggcaataaacaatACAGTTACCTTGATTCCCATTCCTTCCAGTTGCAGACAGAATCTGCCCCTTGTAAATGCTTTTACCAAACGTtccatcaacatacaacactGGCAAACAGAATTGGAAGCCTTCTACACAACCTCCGTAAGCTACGAAAAGCCTCTGAAAACGATTTGTAGATGGTTCAACCTCCAACACAAAAGAAGAGCCGGGGTTACTCTGCAAAACAGCTTCCTTATACCAAGATAACTTGCTGAACGTGTCTGCATCGGAACCAGAAATCGCTTCCTTGGCCCgatgctttgctttcaaggcAACCTTGTAGGAAATATCAAACCCATATGTTGATTTGAACTTGCTCATAATCTCCCTTGGCTTCAATGAAAGATTAAAGCTAACATCAGCAGCAATGAAAGTCTTGACAACCTTAGATCCCAAAAGCTTGTGTTTTTGAGTCCTAACTACACCCTTGCAAGTGTGAGTTTTATTCAACTCTGTGATATAAAGGCAACCATTGGCAGATGATGAAAAAGCACAAAGATGCCAATCACAACCTTCAGTTCCAACATTTGCACAGACTGCATGAATACAGTCCAAATCATTTCTCAGGAATACAAACTCGAAACCAACTGCAATTGCATACTTCTTGAGCTTCTCACGGAGCTCAGCAGCACCATGAAACTTATCCCCAACATGATGAATATAAGAACTCCACTCATCAGACAAATACGTCTTGTGAACTTTAGTCCTGAATGCATCACCCAAAtaatcatcttcatcaataACTTCCGAACCACTATCCACCGAACAGTTTCTCCTACAACCTCCCCCAATCTTTAAAACTGAAATATCGACACACTCTAACCTATGTATTCTAGCAGAGCAAAACAGCATCTGGAAATCACGATCGTTACGAAGAAAACAGACTTCACAACCTGGAACTGAATACTGAAGCTCAACAATTTCAGTTGGGGAAAACTGGAATGTACGGAAAATGTCTTCATACAACTCAGAGTCGCTCATGCATTGATTCAAAGGAATCATATAACCTTTGCCAGAGTAAAGGCACCTAGCAACCAGAGGATCAGCCATAGACCTGCGAAGAAAACACAGGCAAACGAATCTATTATTAAACCTAAAacacatattactgcccccaatactgccccccaataatttaaTCAAACATACCAAAATGAAGTATGAAGCAGTACCAAACAActtttaaaataaagaaaaggataactaaacaacaattacaacgacttaataacacataaaaacattactgccccccaatacactAACTACTGGTCCCCAATACACTAACTACTGGTCCCCAATAATATAGTCAAAACagccaaaaaaaatttgtaagaTGTAATAAATTGCAATGCATTCAAATAAAGCATCAGTAAG
It encodes:
- the LOC112203760 gene encoding uncharacterized protein LOC112203760 produces the protein MADPLVARCLYSGKGYMIPLNQCMSDSELYEDIFRTFQFSPTEIVELQYSVPGCEVCFLRNDRDFQMLFCSARIHRLECVDISVLKIGGGCRRNCSVDSGSEVIDEDDYLGDAFRTKVHKTYLSDEWSSYIHHVGDKFHGAAELREKLKKYAIAVGFEFVFLRNDLDCIHAVCANVGTEGCDWHLCAFSSSANGCLYITELNKTHTCKGVVRTQKHKLLGSKVVKTFIAADVSFNLSLKPREIMSKFKSTYGFDISYKVALKAKHRAKEAISGSDADTFSKLSWYKEAVLQSNPGSSFVLEVEPSTNRFQRLFVAYGGCVEGFQFCLPVLYVDGTFGKSIYKGQILSATGRNGNQGFYPLAICFCDSETDANWTFFLKHLKSLLEPQGRHLVANLASKYRGKGNSKLIEDVKQMFFKVAYSSTQKEYRFNLRLLRAVGGADIIDPFLSELPVENWCRAFYTSCRYGIMANGIAESFNSWIAIEPLMPVYYMLDQTRIKQMEIAGKRREEAERWTTELTPKMEERLKVQMEKSRRFSVHYSSPGVYEVRSDFSYVVNISDHACSCVKWQINCFPCPHGLAALQAASENVYDYIDKYFHVDMFKKSYSFPIHPITNVDMSSSDSASEYILPPLAKRPPGRPRVKRFKSVGEVEKKLIRCGKMGTHNKLSCTEPLVQQ